The Agromyces mariniharenae sequence CTGGCGATCGTCGGCGCCTCCGGGAGTGGCAAGAGCACGCTGCTGCGCATCATCGCCGGCTTCGAGCGCCCCGACTCGGGCACGGTCGCGCTCGACGGCCGCGCGCTCGCGGGTCGCGGCGCCGACGTTCCGGCGCACCGGCGGGGGATCGGCTACGTCGCCCAGGACGGCGCCCTGTTCCCCCACCTCACCGTGGCGCGGAACATCGCCTTCGGCATCCGTCGTCGCCCCGACCGTGCTCGGCGCGTGCGAGACGTGATGGACATCGCCTCGCTCGACCCCGCGCTCGCCGACCGGTACCCGCACCAGCTCTCGGGCGGGCAGCAGCAGCGCGTCGCGCTCGCCCGCGCGCTCGCCCTCGAGCCGTCGGTGATCCTCCTCGACGAGCCGTTCAGCGCCCTCGACACCGGCCTGCGCGCGCACACGCGCACGGCGATGGTCGAGGCGCTCGATCGCAGCGGCGTCACGACCGTGCTCGTGACGCACGACCAGGAGGAGGCGCTGGCGTTCGGGCACCAGATCGGCGTCATCGCCGACGGTCGCCTCGTGCAGTCGGGTCGGCCGTCCGAGGTCTTCGACGCACCGGTCGACGCGGAGATCGCGGAGTTCCTCGGCGACGTCGTGATGGTCCCCGCTGAGGCCGCGGGCGAGGCGCTCGCCATGTGCGCCTTCGGATGCCTCCAGGTGCGCCACGACCGCAGCGGCGGCGCTCCCCGGGTGTGCGCCATGCTCCGGCCGTCGCAGCTCCGGGTCGACGACGCCGCCGACGGCGGCAACGCGACCGTCGTGGGGATGCGCTCGGCGGGCAGCACCGCGGAGCTGCGGCTGCGGATCGGGGCATCCCAGATCCCCGTCGAGGTGACCCACCGGGTGCCGCTGCACGAGGCGGCGCGGTTCAGCACCGGCTCCGCCGTGACGGTCGACGTCGACGGCGGCGTGGTGCTCTACCCCGAGACCGCGCTCCGGCGCCGCACGCTCGTCCCCGAAGCGACTCCGGCCGGCTGACGTCGGCGGCGCACCGCGCCGAGGCCCGTCGTCGCCAGGCGATACGCGTACCACGCGGCCACGCCCACCGCGAGCGAGAGCAGCGTTCCGAGCCACGGAGCCGACTGCTCCCACGGCGGGTACACCACCCAGTGCGTCAGGTAGATGAACAGGGATGCCCCGGCGAGGAGCCGCACGACGGGCACGAGCGGGCGGGGCATCCGGAGGCTCGGCGCCCAGACCAGCAGCAGGATGCCCGCGATCACGACCCCCTCGCGCAGTGGGTCGCCGAAGAACCCGACGGTGGCCGCCACGGCGACGGCCGACACGAGGAGCCGCTTGCG is a genomic window containing:
- a CDS encoding ABC transporter ATP-binding protein, whose amino-acid sequence is MSLQLTDVSKSFGRLGVLDAVSIDVPRGARLAIVGASGSGKSTLLRIIAGFERPDSGTVALDGRALAGRGADVPAHRRGIGYVAQDGALFPHLTVARNIAFGIRRRPDRARRVRDVMDIASLDPALADRYPHQLSGGQQQRVALARALALEPSVILLDEPFSALDTGLRAHTRTAMVEALDRSGVTTVLVTHDQEEALAFGHQIGVIADGRLVQSGRPSEVFDAPVDAEIAEFLGDVVMVPAEAAGEALAMCAFGCLQVRHDRSGGAPRVCAMLRPSQLRVDDAADGGNATVVGMRSAGSTAELRLRIGASQIPVEVTHRVPLHEAARFSTGSAVTVDVDGGVVLYPETALRRRTLVPEATPAG